From a region of the Salminus brasiliensis chromosome 4, fSalBra1.hap2, whole genome shotgun sequence genome:
- the LOC140553968 gene encoding immunoglobulin lambda-1 light chain-like: MMAFSSAAGLLLTLTGLSAYSLDQEKSKSVTLKSTVKILCTAEDDNYYISWYQQKAGGAPQFLLRNDVRADGLPSRFTYTDSGNQDYLNINGIEAEDEAVYYCATKPSTVHRESTFGQGTTVVISNHPATPPSLALLAPSQSVSSGDEVSVVCLARGFHPDSATLSWAEDGSTVAGPEVQTGPSQRQADGTLSQSSVLKLSAGRWSSGHTFACRVTHPALSSPLTESVSAGQCS; the protein is encoded by the exons ATGATGGCCTTCAGCTCTGCCGCTGGACTCCTGCTCACGCTGACCG GTCTGTCGGCATACTCCCTGGACCAGGAGAAGTCCAAATCAGTGACCCTGAAGAGCACGGTGAAGATTCTCTGCACTGCAGAAGATGATAACTATTACATTTCATGGTACCAGCAGAAGGCTGGTGGTGCTCCTCAGTTTCTGCTGCGAAACGACGTTAGAGCCGATGGACTGCCCAGCAGATTTACCTACACTGACTCAGGCAACCAGGACTATCTGAACATCAATGGAATCGAGGCTGAGGACGAAGCCGTCTACTACTGTGCTACTAAGCCGTCTACAGTCCACA GAGAAAGCACATTTGGTCAAGGCACCACAGTTG TGATCTCTAATCATCCAGCAACTCCTCCATCACTGGCCCTGCTGGCCCCCTCCCAGTCCGTCTCCTCTGGAGATGAGGTCAGTGTGGTCTGTTTGGCACGGGGCTTCCACCCTGACAGCGCTACCCTGTCCTGGGCTGAGGATGGCAGCACTGTGGCGGGTCCCGAGGTACAAACCGGGCCGTCCCAGCGCCAGGCCGATGGCACCCTCTCCCAGAGCAGCGTCCTGAAGCTGAGTGCCGGACGCTGGAGCTCTGGCCACACATTCGCCTGCCGTGTGACCCATCCTGCACTGAGCAGCCCCCTGACCGAGAGCGTCAGTGCGGGACAGTGCAGCTAG
- the LOC140553969 gene encoding immunoglobulin kappa light chain-like produces MILKPTSLAGLLLLLTLSGLEAIVHLTQEKSIEFTVGQNVQILCKRDDSGSWKISWYQQKPEDAPKFLLADSNRASGLPSRFTYTDNGVNEYLNINGAQAEDEAVYYCGCIICQSHGSIGAGTELRLARPATPPSLALLAPSQSVPSGDEVSVVCVARGFHPDSATLSWAEDGSSVAGPEVQTGPSQRQADGTVSQSSVLKLNAGRWSSGHTFACRVTHPALSSPLTESVSAGQCS; encoded by the exons ATGATCCTCAAACCGACATCTCTTGCTGGACTCCTGCTcctgctcactctctctg GTTTGGAGGCCATAGTGCATCTGACCCAGGAGAAATCCATTGAGTTCACTGTGGGCCAGAACGTCCAAATTCTCTGTAAAAGAGATGATAGCGGTAGCTGGAAAATATCATGGTACCAGCAAAAGCCTGAAGATGCTCCTAAATTCCTGCTTGCTGATAGCAACAGGGCCAGTGGGCTTCCCAGCAGATTCACATACACAGACAATGGAGTGAATGAATATCTGAACATCAACGGAGCTCAGGCTGAAGATGAGGCCGTGTACTACTGTGGCTGCATCATCTGTCAGTC GCATGGCAGCATTGGAGCAGGAACCGAGTTAAGGCTCG CTCGCCCGGCAACTCCTCCATCACTGGCCCTGCTGGCCCCCTCCCAGTCTGTGCCCTCTGGAGATGAGGTCAGTGTGGTCTGTGTGGCACGGGGCTTCCACCCTGATAGTGCCACCCTGTCCTGGGCTGAGGACGGCAGCTCTGTGGCGGGTCCTGAGGTCCAGACAGGACCATCCCAGCGCCAGGCCGACGGCACCGTCTCCCAAAGCAGCGTCCTGAAGCTGAATGCCGGACGCTGGAGCTCCGGCCACACGTTCGCCTGCCGTGTGACCCATCCTGCACTGAGCAGCCCCCTGACCGAGAGCGTCAGTGCAGGACAGTGCAGCTAA